The segment AAACGATCTCTCTGTGAATCAGATAGCCCTCGCTTATTGTTACGAGCAAGCTCTTCCTGATATTCTTCTGAATCCTCTTTTTTAGGATTAGGGGGGTCGCTAGTCTTATTATTACGACGTTGTGGGATTATCACGTCGTCGTCCAATAATTCTTCAGGAACTCCTGCTGCAAACAAATTTAAGGGTGGGGGTTTCCAAATGGATCCTCCTTTAAACATTCTAAAGTCATCGGTGGACCAATTTTCTTTAGAGTCTCCCTAAATCATAATCCTTGAATTAGTTGAAAAGAAATAGCGTTGAATCACTTCACCTGCATAATGCTATAAAGTCTCCATCGATAGTAAATATGATCATGagacttattttcaaataaaaatcgaaaatttGGGTTATTCATTTCTCGATTCATTATCATAGCCTCAAACATGGGCCCTTCTCGTATAACGAATTCAATCATTCGATTTATGAGACATAACTTAGTTCTGTCTGTAGGAATAACTACTTTTACCGTTGAgcgaaataataatttatcaaacttttCTTGATCTGAGGCATTTTTCGGAGGATTATAATTGTGCGATCTAAATATAAGAATACAATGAGTAAATCATAGTATCACGTGAAGATGACTTACTTGTTTAGTTGTTCCTCGCTACATTGACAATTGAATGGTAAACCTGTAGTTGGAGGAGGGAGGgtaagttttaataatttagggGGAATATAAAGAGGGAAAAGAGGAATCGGGACGGGCTTTCCCCAAcccattttcatttcaaatccaTCCACATCCTTTCCAGACAAATTATTCAAAGCCCTTTCACCATCAACTCTACTCATATATGCCACAAAACCACAATTCCTTCCTCGTGATTTTTCATCTTCAGTCCTAGGccacataatttttatagatgcTAGAGGGCcatatttcccaaaaatttccATCAATTGTTGTTCTGTGAGTCTCGGGCTCAAATTCCCTAAGTAAAGATTAGTCGAAGTAGGATCTCCACAGTCTAAAGCGTTACGCTGATCCTTGCCAGAACAGAGAGGAGGTGATGGAACAGGTACAGGCACAGGTTCAACTATGGTTGGTCCAGGAGGAGCTGGTGGAGTAGTGGTAGAAGAGGAGGACTTTAACATGGATTTCACACGATGACGCTCTTCTCTTTCCTCTTGAATGGCTTTCAATTCTTCCTTGAAGGATTCTATAAGAGAAATAACGTAAATATCAAAACTTGGCCTTAAATTTGTTGCATTTATGTTAAGGGGACTTtggaaattatgaataaaaagggaGAGATATGAAATACAGGTCCCACGAGTTGGATTTCAAACGTTCATCATAAATAGAAAAGAATTTAACtcctttgaaaaatgatatttagtaCGCGATATCAGAGACTAAGATAGGGGGGATCACAAATCCAGAGAAGAAGAATTAATAACCTAAATtagacttctttttttcctggattttctttttggatCCAGGTTTTTCGGGTCTTCTGTAGGTACTGCTGCTGCTGCCGCCGCCGCCACCACCGCTTCCACCTCCAGAGCTAGCGCTAGCGCCACTGCTGGTACTTTTACTGGATTCCACAGAACCGTGGCTCATCTCTTTATCCATGGAGCTGAGTTTACTCTTGGGTCTATATAGACTTCCTTTTCCAGAGCTGTCATGTTTTTGCTTCCCAGCATCAAATGTTCCAGCCTTAATCCATGTTTTCCCGGTCCCACTCCCCTGGAACGTATCCACGAACTCCTGATAAGCCTTTCCCACGGCTTCCTTCTCTTCTTTCTGCTTGGCTTCTTCCACATCTTTCTTGGTGCTCCCTCGCCGTCCAACGCCTCCGAGGACAAAGGCCTTCAACTTCTTCTCACTAATCATGCTTCTTCTAATTTAAAACTCAAGTCCAAAGGAGACGCCGAATCCCATATCCTCATATCACTCGTAGTAAaacttatacattttattaatgtaatacaGCAGTTGgtagaattgaaaatactcATCACTCACGGCCTTCATTTATGGCCGCCCACAATTACTTCTCTAGTTCTCATTCCTTACAGCGTGACGTCACAATTTTCATATCGTCCATTTTAAACAATCAAGTTTCACGAAAATGAAAACTATTCAATGTCCAAATGGGACTTACAAATAAAAGGACAAAAACTTTACTATCAAAATTTCATGCCTTAATTaccttgttttattatacttaCTTCCATATTGTAGgtacaaattaaaaactaatatagaacgattaagatatttttctccgcCTATTCCACTTTTCTCATTCCTAATCGATCagaccttttgaaaaaaaattgaacaaatctGGCCATTCTtggggattttcagtacataatACTTTGATTCCATTCAAACAAGAGTGTTTCTCATTCGCATAAAGTggtattcaatgcaggtgttaagtcttttttattttttataaaactattggatgaagtttaaattaagatttattggaaattccTCCATTCCATGCAGTAAAATaacaactttgagcccccaaaatggcgtctccttcaattatagTGTCAgtcataactatttatattttcctaagTCTAACTAACCAGTGACTTTGATTTGAAGTATGAGTTTATTTTCGAGCATCAACAGGAACAATATGAGGGAAAGAATGAATATGAATACATGATTTTACAATTGATTTGCTCAAAATacaaattagataaataaaaatgaaacattagCTACTAAATGAAGTCcatcttttttgttaaagaaaatataatatggaaAATGTTAGTGtagaaactaaattaaaaatttcttagCCAAAATAATCCGTAATCAGGTAAGATAGATGTGTTGGCATTAAGAGGTGAAAGAGTAGTACAATACCCCTGGTGATGTCATAGACAAGAGAGAAACAAAGTAGAAAGAATGAAGTCTATTATGGCAGGAGCTGAAAGTCTAGGGGAAACTTGTCAACTTTTGAAATCACTatctcaatatttaatattgattgaatttgaaattcaCATAGAGATTACTCCAGCTCTTATCTTCGAATTTCAAGTCCATAGTGGTTGTATTATCAAAGAGTTACATTGTCATTGTGGATTTGATTGTTGAGGACACATTTTATAGTTTATCTGAAAATAGACTActtgttaatatttatgaagtaaactttacacattgaatttttgatttattattcattatatatgtattcatatagataatgtatttatttatctatgtcaATGCAACATTTCCTTAGACTCTGTttcaccccaaaaaaaataattaaatgtaacatACCTAAAAATCATTagtattatacaataattttgaaaacaacCAAATTGTCTACCTTGTAAATATCAACAAGTAACTTTTGAGATGTAACTCATTATTATATCCGCCAACAAAGTTGTAAGCAAGTTATGTTTCTGGATctgtttgtatttttgtttgtcacCATGATAACGTAAAAGTTAGAGATCAATTGGTATCCAACTTGGTACGAATAGTCATAGTTATTAATagtataatcataattaatatattaaattttgaaaggtcaatGGTCAAGGTAACTCAAAATGTTAATGAAAAATGCATGGTTGACAATAGCTGTGGAACATTTTGGAGTACAGAGCACAAATTGGAGTCGTTATGATAGTTTGATAAATATGCTTCAAATAGCAAAAATTTTAGGTCAAGCttaaaggaaaacaaaatgcataatcaatcatcacttttgaaaaaattgagatatagAGCTGGAATAATCTCTTGAACAAAGAAATAGAGCTGACTCAGCATGTTGACATTATCTGTACTACAACAAAGGAATATTGACATGAGTCATGACATTATCTCTAGAACaaattgttattgttataagtaagttaagaataaaattcacattgttaaaaactaattatggtTTTCCTTGCACTTTACTTATGGATGTATAACATAGcatatatttaagtatgaaggcagtacatattaaatttcattaaattcaacatCGTACATTTTTGTCTTAGACATAGAGAAGAAAGatatttcatttagaaaaaatgaccCTAGGCGGAAGTTTGCACTCTACTGAGGTGCCCATTCTTGTACTGCAATTATATTGCCATTtcataaagtattataaaataaatatgaaagtaaTTAGATTTGGACGTCCTTTGGTGGGGGAATGTATTTTTAGTCCagattatacatatgtatgatttatgaatgtatCCATTATTTGGATTCCATTTCGTGTTAATGGTAACCTACCCCCGTCTTCCCTACtctaatacataataatactaTGAATTGATGCAGCGCGCAAGAAGGAAAGGAGCTAGAAGAAGGCGTGAGAAAGAGTTTGCTACGTCTGACGTGATAACTGAATGATCCGTCCTGATACAACAACAACTGAACTGAATACAAAAACTGTAGAGGAAAGTCAATCGATATTATTTCTATGTTTTGTTTTCGTCATGTGAGTGGCGGTTGTAACGTATCAAGGAATTGGATTGTAAGGCTTAAAAATGACATCCACGTCTTCCTTGGTGGTTCCCCTGATTATGTGGGGCCGAAGCCCCCCAAGCCACTGCATTTCCTCCATTACAGTCCTTCATGAGAATAAAACTCTTGCAACGGGTGGGCAAGATGGGGAAATCATCCTCTGGGATATGGACCACAATTGGAATCTGACTCCAAGGCATTTACTTGTGGGACACTCTTCGGGTATTCGATGCTTAACTAAAACAGGACAATATTTAGTTTCAGCCTCAGAAAATGGGGAGTTGAATCTTTGGGATCCCGTGGACGGGTCTTGCATCGAATCCAAAAAATACCCCCACCTTGTCCATTCTTGGGTTCAATCCTACAGATCTCCAGCCAATAATAGGTTACAATTAAGTTGGAGGGTTCGGGCGAGCAAGACTTGTTTGAAATTGGCAGATATGCCACACTCTGAGGCACAGTACTGAGTCTCTCGTCATTGAATCCCAATGTATGTTACTCATGCAGAAGATTCAAAGTGTGGCATCTAATgtcatttactttttattacttgaATTTTGAAGTGAGCCCGAAGCTCTTACTATAATTGTACATCCTATCCTTTCAGAgttaaattattctcttgtgGTCTTTATGAAGAAATTGTTGCGTTTGATTCTACTTCATTGGAGGTCTTGTTTCAACTTTCAAGCAGAGTCAATCCTGATTGGATTTCTTCGTTTCACGTTTTAAGACCGCCTAATCGTAAAGATGACGTTGTTCTGGCTTTAACCACATCAGGTACTGTGAAAGTGTGGACCCTAACTGGAAATGAAGAGTCTTCTGAGCAATCTGTACTTGAGAATGAGTCAAAGCAGATCCGTTGTGTCAATTCTGTTCGCTTGTCTTGTTGTGCCTATAATATGCGTACTGTTCTCAttgtttgttcaaaatattggaATATATATGACGCAGGAGATTTCACTTGTTTATTGACGATGCATTGTCGTAAAGGTGAGCGTTGGTCGGGAGGAGAGTTTGTCAGTGGTGATCGTGTTTGTATATGGAGTGATGATGGAAAggcttatatttataaattacctaCAAATTGTATTGTGGAATCCAAGGATTTTCATAACAAATCAAAGGAATCTTCAAAGTCAGTACTATTACACAAACTTGAAGCCAAGGAAAAGGCTCTCCACTGCCCACctgcatttgatttttttaagatagttcGTAAAGATAAGTCTTTGAAATTTCTCTTAAGTGGTGATTGCGATGGATGTGTTTCAATATGGAATATTTCGGATATTTCTGGCAGTGATGAAAATACCAAAGGTTTGCTACCTATACAAACTACTTCCCTGGAAGAAAAATGGAAAGGATTGTCAGAGTGTCCTCTGGGTATATTGGGTCAATTGGGTAACGATGCACCCGAAATAACTTCAACGATATTTTTACCTATGCAATGCCGATTAGTTTGTGGCCGAGATGATGGCTCTATTGTCATGGTCCCTGCAACTCAGACTATAATGCTACATCTTCTATCTGGGCgtcatcaaaaatattctaattggCCCCATCAGCAAATGCTGATTGGACATAGTGGTCGAGTTAATTGTCTTTTATATCCAAATAATGATCATCCGAGATACGATGTATCATATCTTGTCTCTGGCTCTGTCGATTTTTCAGTATGTCTATGGGATATTTACACTGGCACTCTACTTCACACGTTTAGTTCTCATGGGGGTGAAGTTATGAGTCTCTATGTACCTCCACCTACTTGCAGTCCTCGTATTCAACATTGCATTTGCTCAGTAGCCAGTGACAATTCTGTAACGTTGTTgtctctgaaggaaaggagatgTGTTATGCTAGCTTCCAGACATTTATACCCTGTGACTACAATAAAATGGCGCCCCTTCGATGATTTTCTTATTGTCGGATGTTCTGATGGAACAACTTACGTTTGGCAAATGGAAACAGGTATGCACTTCTAAAAATTATCCAACATTTAGGTTGACAATTTTGTTTACATAGGTCATCTGGATAGAGTTGTACATGGGCATTCAGGGGATGAAATACTTGCTGCTTGTGATGAAAATGCACCGACAATTAATATCGGTGAAAGTGTTGGTGCCAATCCAGCTTTGCATTTCTTTCGTGGTCTTCGTCATCGGAATCTTGCAGCTATGAAAATTGCTACACAAACAGGAATGTCACAAATTCAACAGGGTCAAAGGGGCAATGCTCATGCTGCTATTCAAGAGAAAAATCGTTCTTATCCCCTCATTGTAAATGGATTCAGGACTAATCCTAAAAACTTTGAGAGtcatatattgttttttgatgTGGAGGCATTAATTGTTCAGTTGTTATCAGAAGAGTATCAAACCATGACCCCGGGTACTATGGAGACTCAAGGTTTTACTAATCAAAAGGACTATGATCGTATATGGGCTTTAACAAAGCCGGCATCTCCTgatacagttaaaaaaatatctggctTTCTCAACAAAGTTAAAGATAAAGCTGACGACCgattaaattcaatttcatcTTCAGCAAGTCCCGAGACTCAGAGAAAACTTACTGGTTTTATGTCTAAAGTTAAAGAGGGAGCTGAAAAAGCTAAAGGAGAGCTTGAGCATGCCAAACGGGAAATTGAAAAGAGGGCAGGAGCTCTTGATGAAAGTGGTTTGAATATCAAGAATGAGGAAGATTCAGAAAATGGCGTTATTCGGCCATCTTCACTTCATCTCGAAATTAATCTTACTCTTGAAATTGGTCAACTTCTATTATCCTTATTGCACGCTTGGGGATTAGATAAAGATCTTGATAAAGTAGCTACCTCCAAGCTTGGTCTACTTCGTCCCAAAGTACCAGTGTCATTTGGAATACTATCTAAAGGTGGAGGAGTTATGTCACTCTCTCTACCAACCTATCATCTTGGAGATACAAGTGTGAAGGATAATGCTTATAACACTCAATTTTTTACGTCTATGGGGCATTGGGAACTCTCGCATACTCTTACAACCAATCATTTACTATCAGTTATATCAATAACAAACACTCTAATATCCGTTTCAAATGCTTCGTTCATACCCGAACAagaaagaaaacgaaaattgGTTCGCCAAGCAACTCACGGAGCAATGGAGTTACCTGCAGGCGAAGATTCATCTGTATTCAGCCACCAGCAGGAGCAAATTCAACAAGGATGGAGTCTGTTGAGTACAttgcattgttttttaattcctgaaaaattaaaaacttcaaTATCGTTTAAGAAGCCTTTAGTTGAGCTATTGGCCATACGATGGCAAGATCGTTGCTTGCAAGTTCGATTAGCTGCACAGGAGTTACTTGTtgcagaattaaaaaatatggggTTAGAAGGAAGGAAGAAACTTGTCGAAGTATGGGGTTTGTATTTACCCAAGTATGGGGATCCACCGTTTCAGCCTTCTACAACCCCAACTACAAATGGACAAGAAAATAATGTTCTAGAGGAAGATGATGAGGATTTCTATGAGGATGAAAAAGATGATGCTGCCGTTGAAGCGCGAAGAAATCAGACAACATCCGTCATACTTCTAGGTGTGATCGGTGCGCTGTTTGATATTGATGGAAGTAAAAATTCTGAGCATGCTCTCGGTAGCAACATGATTCGTTTAACTGCAAAAGCTTTGATGTATCTAGTTTTGTGTCCTAAAGGAGATGGGAATTTTGGCTCCAATAAAGCTGGGGGGTCGACTTCAGCTTTAAGACGTGCAGCGATTGATTTAATAGCTAGGGGATTTTGTTTATGGGAACCACATTTAGAAGTATCTAAAGTACTGTTGAGCTTATTAGAAATGTGTTCTGAAGCAGATTGGTGGGTTCCTTCTACTAAATATGGTCTTCCACTCACCCCTTCTGGCGATTCTTGTCGAACATCTCGTCATGCTTTAATGCAAATTGCTAAAGCGCGGCCAGGAGCATTTGTTACGTCTATTGCAAGAGAAATTTCAAGGTTTAATAATCTTGCTGCAAACTCTCAATCCCTTAATGTCAATTTGAATCAACACGTGTTAACTCGTTCAAAAGCTGAAATCCTTCACTTAATAGAGGTTTTGATTGAAACAAATAAGCAAGATCTGATAGATTTACTTGTAAATGTGACGGATATAGCTCTCCATTGTATCGATGGCAATCATTTGAAGAACAAATGTATGGGGGATATTTTCCCTCCAATTTCATACTTTCCACAAATATCGCATTGTATGCAGACAAGGCGATTAGCCGTTGGTACAAAAACTGGTAGTTTAGTTATGTATGACCTACGAGCCTCTAAGTTACAATCAATACCAGCACACTCTGGGAGCATAATTGCTGTTTCCTTTTCTCCCGATGGAAAAAATCTTGCTACGTTTTCGGATTCTGATAATAAGCTTCACTTTTGGCAGACATCAACTGGGATGTTTGGACTTGGCAATGCGCAAACACGCTGTACTAAGTCCTATAATGTTAATCCGTCATCGAAATCGAGTCAATGGACACCCAATCATATGCCAAAACTTGTATGGAATGGTTTTAAAACAGTCACTCTACTCCTACCTGATGGAGCTGAAAGTCGTTTCAATtcctaaatatacaaaaaagatatatagttactactattaaaaaaaagctagaaatgattaatttttctctctttttactttcaagattaaaaataaggataagTATTTAAACCTTAAAACCATTCTTATGTGTTTTTATGTTGAGCTCCCTATTGTCAACTTGCATCAGGGAGTTGAAAAAGTAGGATTAGAGTCATAATgggcttttttttattaggaacTACATAGGtttaaatcattgatttaaaaaaagtcattaaaaacgcattaaattttacaatattactagcatttcaattttattacaaatacatTCCGTTATTCTATAGTGtgatttttaattctattttattgttaattatgaaggatacatattatatattatctatatctaTACAttgtttgtaataattttggtttattattaatttatttattttgttaaaagagtTGCAAGatgaacatttattattgtgtGTTATCTTAACATTCTTGAATTATACTTGGGTTTATTCTGTCTAAATAACCATGTCATTTGTCTTTAAATTCATGCACTATCAATTTGTTAAATCAACTCAATagatatcaattttaatgttttacatTAAATGGGCATATACTATACCACTAAATctttctttcaataataataaatccataaataattttaaatctttagtAAATGGATGACAAAAGTTTGACGTTCTACTAACTTTTTGATTGTGTTATTTAGAGAGTTTGACTCCAACCTGACTTAATACAAGAACTTATTGATTTGATCTGGtcttacaatttattatatacatttattttttattttctacttgcCAATTCATATGATAATATCATATGAAACTTATGTACAATGAGCTTTTTAACAAGACtataccaaaatattattttcaagtgttttattattgaaacgACGCTGCGAGTCTGTTGATTacgttttcaaataaataaaaaagcgaGCACATTATGTTATAGTAGCCTTGTTCGTTGGAGTTTTCTATCGCGAGGAAAATAAATGCTCTTGGAGGATAGGACGGtgttatcatataaaatattattcgtatatcattcattaaattttccttccCCTGGTTCTGAATTCCTTGaaagtgaaataaataatagtttatttgttacttatatttaaatacattcacAAACGAAGTTCTGTCTGGTATTCTCTCATTAAAGGtaagatattttcataaatatcctTGATTTCTTAACAAGCAAAACTAATTCTCCCATTTTAGTTTTATAACAGTTTTGAATAt is part of the Lepeophtheirus salmonis chromosome 7, UVic_Lsal_1.4, whole genome shotgun sequence genome and harbors:
- the LOC121122234 gene encoding LOW QUALITY PROTEIN: U2 snRNP-associated SURP motif-containing protein (The sequence of the model RefSeq protein was modified relative to this genomic sequence to represent the inferred CDS: deleted 1 base in 1 codon); translated protein: MISEKKLKAFVLGGVGRRGSTKKDVEEAKQKEEKEAVGKAYQEFVDTFQGSGTGKTWIKAGTFDAGKQKHDSSGKGSLYRPKSKLSSMDKEMSHGSVESSKSTSSGASASSGGGSGGGGGGSSSSTYRRPEKPGSKKKIQEKKKSNLESFKEELKAIQEEREERHRVKSMLKSSSSTTTPPAPPGPTIVEPVPVPVPSPPLCSGKDQRNALDCGDPTSTNLYLGNLSPRLTEQQLMEIFGKYGPLASIKIMWPRTEDEKSRGRNCGFVAYMSRVDGERALNNLSGKDVDGFEMKMGWGKPVPIPLFPLYIPPKLLKLTLPPPTTGLPFNCQCSEEQLNKSHNYNPPKNASDQEKFDKLLFRSTVKVVIPTDRTKLCLINRMIEFVIREGPMFEAMIMNREMNNPNFRFLFENKSHDHIYYRWRLYSIMQGDSKENWSTDDFRMFKGGSIWKPPPLNLFAAGVPEELLDDDVIIPQRRNNKTSDPPNPKKEDSEEYQEELARNNKRGLSDSQRDRFEEMLRNLVPDRNPIAESMVWCIEHADAGEEIVDCIYESLSIPETPLAKKIARLYLISDILHNCSVKGITNVSYFRKGFQVKLPEVFDHLYECHKSIESRIKAESFKQRIMLCFRAWEDWALYPQDFLINLQNKFLGLMGDQYMVNDVTPTQIDEGSDEEDVDGIPLDGAALLKSAAKTESDKVKLPITKDSDDSDLDGAPLDDPSSLNPSSNRGGSGFLPSKWETVDPEDVQAQAVTSKWDIFDEYDKEKQKKREEDDDDIDGIPMQLDDDEIDMRVSESRRSKLRDIEIKVMSFQDELETGKKPSKSGWTISEQVEHFRKKLMRKEFRSVEDDERHSRSRKRKNSKRKGGRSSSSSRSRSRERSRRRRRRSSSSNSSSAYESSKKSRSKSPRKSSRRSRSRSPKKHKKKRH
- the Rbcn-3B gene encoding WD repeat-containing protein 7, giving the protein MTSTSSLVVPLIMWGRSPPSHCISSITVLHENKTLATGGQDGEIILWDMDHNWNLTPRHLLVGHSSGIRCLTKTGQYLVSASENGELNLWDPVDGSCIESKKYPHLVHSWVQSYRSPANNRVKLFSCGLYEEIVAFDSTSLEVLFQLSSRVNPDWISSFHVLRPPNRKDDVVLALTTSGTVKVWTLTGNEESSEQSVLENESKQIRCVNSVRLSCCAYNMRTVLIVCSKYWNIYDAGDFTCLLTMHCRKGERWSGGEFVSGDRVCIWSDDGKAYIYKLPTNCIVESKDFHNKSKESSKSVLLHKLEAKEKALHCPPAFDFFKIVRKDKSLKFLLSGDCDGCVSIWNISDISGSDENTKGLLPIQTTSLEEKWKGLSECPLGILGQLGNDAPEITSTIFLPMQCRLVCGRDDGSIVMVPATQTIMLHLLSGRHQKYSNWPHQQMLIGHSGRVNCLLYPNNDHPRYDVSYLVSGSVDFSVCLWDIYTGTLLHTFSSHGGEVMSLYVPPPTCSPRIQHCICSVASDNSVTLLSLKERRCVMLASRHLYPVTTIKWRPFDDFLIVGCSDGTTYVWQMETGHLDRVVHGHSGDEILAACDENAPTINIGESVGANPALHFFRGLRHRNLAAMKIATQTGMSQIQQGQRGNAHAAIQEKNRSYPLIVNGFRTNPKNFESHILFFDVEALIVQLLSEEYQTMTPGTMETQGFTNQKDYDRIWALTKPASPDTVKKISGFLNKVKDKADDRLNSISSSASPETQRKLTGFMSKVKEGAEKAKGELEHAKREIEKRAGALDESGLNIKNEEDSENGVIRPSSLHLEINLTLEIGQLLLSLLHAWGLDKDLDKVATSKLGLLRPKVPVSFGILSKGGGVMSLSLPTYHLGDTSVKDNAYNTQFFTSMGHWELSHTLTTNHLLSVISITNTLISVSNASFIPEQERKRKLVRQATHGAMELPAGEDSSVFSHQQEQIQQGWSLLSTLHCFLIPEKLKTSISFKKPLVELLAIRWQDRCLQVRLAAQELLVAELKNMGLEGRKKLVEVWGLYLPKYGDPPFQPSTTPTTNGQENNVLEEDDEDFYEDEKDDAAVEARRNQTTSVILLGVIGALFDIDGSKNSEHALGSNMIRLTAKALMYLVLCPKGDGNFGSNKAGGSTSALRRAAIDLIARGFCLWEPHLEVSKVLLSLLEMCSEADWWVPSTKYGLPLTPSGDSCRTSRHALMQIAKARPGAFVTSIAREISRFNNLAANSQSLNVNLNQHVLTRSKAEILHLIEVLIETNKQDLIDLLVNVTDIALHCIDGNHLKNKCMGDIFPPISYFPQISHCMQTRRLAVGTKTGSLVMYDLRASKLQSIPAHSGSIIAVSFSPDGKNLATFSDSDNKLHFWQTSTGMFGLGNAQTRCTKSYNVNPSSKSSQWTPNHMPKLVWNGFKTVTLLLPDGAESRFNS